A single genomic interval of Gossypium raimondii isolate GPD5lz chromosome 11, ASM2569854v1, whole genome shotgun sequence harbors:
- the LOC105804768 gene encoding receptor-like protein 46, which yields MKKLHLGGNKLAWNNNLAIEPKCKLSSLSLRSCSVKGQIPSWISNQTDLIYLDLSENDLEGDFPQRFFAISVVSISKSIGPCIVKEQLFWGIARNQYCFNYGPLPKSISNTHRLLLLDLSKNSFSGNEFPAFGPNSLIAFVDVSSNTFSGKVPSNFRLFTVMLSLSQNCFYGPLPKNFSNLIMLEHLDLHGNNISGEFPAFFSQMSSFQVLNNLRNNSIKGSISNDLSSLSSLRILDLSNNYLKGEIPQSLGNLTGVIETPDAPLTLSEIFKFPVEIHDLIVNCKKAKQGLSIRNRDIYTFLDLSKNRLSGEIPYSLGGLKSLKLLNLSFKELSGKIPISFGDLESVETLDLSHNTLDGEIPVTFSKLLELNYLDLSNNKLGGKIPGGHQMDTLVDPKMYANNSGLCGVQIEVPCEKDLVPPGPPLRKKQEPMYSWIATGVGYPVGFLSSTAVMYVLGYFNTAPAYHRRSSLR from the exons ATGAAGAAGTTGCACCTTGGAGGAAACAAACTAGCATGGAACAATAATCTGGCTATCGAACCAAAATGTAAGTTATCTTCTTTATCATTGAGATCATGCAGTGTTAAGGGGCAAATTCCTAGCTGGATCTCTAATCAAACTGATCTTATTTACTTGGATTTGAGTGAGAATGATCTTGAAGGAGACTTTCCACAGCG GTTCTTTGCCATCTCAGTTGTTTCAATCTCGAAATCTATCGGTCCTTGCATTGTCAAGGAACAACTTTTCTGGGGAATTGCCAGAAATCAATACTGCTTCAATTATGGTCCACTGCCAAAATCTATCTCCAATACCCACAGGTTGTTGCTACTGGACTTGTCAAAGAACAGCTTCTCTGGCAATGAATTTCCAGCATTTGGACCAAATAGCTTAATTGCTTTTGTTGATGTTTCTTCCAACACTTTCTCCGGTAAAGTTCCTTCGAATTTCAGACTCTTTACGGTGATGCTTTCGTTAAGTCAAAACTGCTTTTACGGTCCATTgcctaaaaatttcagcaatttgATTATGCTTGAGCACCTTGATCTTCATGGCAACAATATCAGTGGTGAATTTCCAGCTTTTTTCTCTCAAATGTCCTCTTTTCAAGTTCTTAATAATCTTAGGAACAATTCCATTAAAGGATCAATCTCCAATGATCTGTCAAGTCTTAGCAGTCTCAGAATCCTAGACCTCTCCAACAACTACCTCAAGGGTGAAATCCCTCAAAGCTTGGGAAACCTTACAGGGGTGATTGAAACACCTGATGCCCCATTAACACTttctgaaattttcaaatttccagTTGAAATCCATGATTTGATAGTAAATTGTAAGAAAGCAAAGCAGGGCCTTTCGATCCGAAATCGGGATATCTATACATTTCTGGACTTGTCAAAGAACAGGTTATCAGGAGAAATTCCATATTCATTGGGTGGTCTCAAAAGCTTGAAGCTACTTAACCTTTCATTCAAAGAACTTTCAGGCAAAATCCCAATCAGTTTTGGTGATCTAGAGAGTGTCGAGACCTTGGATTTGTCACACAATACCCTTGATGGTGAAATACCAGTGACATTTTCCAAGCTCCTGGAACTAAATTATTTAGACTTGAGCAACAACAAGCTTGGTGGTAAGATTCCTGGAGGACATCAAATGGATACCCTGGTTGATCCAAAAATGTATGCCAATAACAGTGGACTATGTGGGGTGCAAATTGAGGTTCCTTGTGAAAAAGATTTGGTGCCACCGGGGCCACCATTGAGGAAGAAACAGGAACCAATGTATTCATGGATAGCAACAGGAGTTGGGTACCCTGTTGGGTTCTTGTCTTCTACTGCAGTGATGTATGTTTTAGGTTATTTCAACACTGCACCGGCGTATCACCGTCGTAGTTCCCTGAGATGA